TGAACATTGTGTGCTATTTGGGGTCATTTCCAGTGTCCTgtgatgttttcaattttttgggTGTTCCTGGGGATAGAACcaagaggcactctaccactgagccatatccccagtccgattttgtattttctttagagacagggtgtcactggaTTGCTTAGAGCCgtgtttttgctgagactggctttgaacttgcaatcctcctgcctcagcctctggaactgctTGGATTACTGTCTTGCCCCTCCATGCCTGACTGATGTTTTCAATTTCTACAAAGAACTCATCACCTACAATTCTGATTGGCAATAAGTAGAATGTGTAGATTCTTTTGGGAGTATCACTACCTCAATAACGTTAAGCTTTTCGTTCATGAGCATGGGatggtttttcatttatttggatcTTTGGATTTTTCCAACAAGGATAGCAGtttagaaagtaaattttataattttctattatgttatttattatgtatatatttcatgcttattatgtattattttattttttctgtatttctgatgTACCATTGTAAATGAACTTTTCTGTTAATTTCCTTTCAGTATATCAGGTGTACAGAAGGTTATTCTTGATTATTAATTGATTATTATtgttgtatattgattttgttcaCTGCTGACCTTGGGAAAAAATCATCCTCTTGGGAGTTTCCAGGTTTTAAATATCGTGATTACTGCAGCTGTAAATGTCGCAGTGCAGGATTTCGCATAGACCTATATTGTGAACCCAAGCGGTTTACCCTAACTTTTGGAAATGCCTTGGGGTTCAGGAGCCACTGCTGTGACGTAGGAGGTGGGGTTGATCACTTCAGCCTGTGAAAGTCGAGTGGTCCTGGGCCTGTGAGGAGGTGTGTGAGACCTGTGTATATTCATATCTGTTAGAGCCCATGACTTCCCAGGAGTTGAACTCCCCCGTGTAGCAGGGTAGGTGCAGCCACGAGAAACTCCATCAAATGCCCTGTCCACTTGCAGTAACTCTAGGGAGCAGGAAGCCAGAAATTCAAGTCAAATGTGCACCATGTGAGGTGGTTTCTGTTGGTGGGGAGAGGGGGTGAAGGTGCAGAGGCTGTGCTGCCTCCTCCCATCTTGGTGCCTGTGGCTGCTGGCTCTGCAGGTGAGTGAGTCTGAGTCTGTGTTTCCTGCACCCACCTGTGTCTGCTTGACAAAGTCCTTGACTTTTCCTCAGTGTCTGGGGCTGTGTGAGTTTGCCCTGGGTTCTGAACACCATGACTGTCTCCCTGGTTTCCCTGGTAGCACCCTCTTGCTGTACTGTCTAGAGGTGGTGGGAGCAGGCATCCTTGAAGTGTTTTTGTTGTCATGGGGACAGCCTTTGGTCCTGCAGCATAGCCTCGGGTTTTGTAGATCCCTGTGGCTTCTCagggtttttccttcttttccaggTGTGTGGGTGTTTATGTTGTGAAGATGGgttgagccttttttttttttttggagaggggtgggtactagggattgaactcaggacacttgaccactgagccacattcccatccctcttttatattttatttagagattggtctcactgagttacttagggtgtTGCTTTTGGTGAGactggtttgaacttgtgatcctattgtctcagcctcccaaaccactaggATTTCAGGTGTGGGCCCCTACACCTGGCAACTCATTGAACTTGGTCAGCTGCTTTATCTTCATTCTTTCCACGTATCACCACCTCTCCAGAAGCCTGATGCACAAGTATTTTCTGCAGTTTTCTGGGTTCCATTTCACTCTGCTTATGTTGTCCACAAAGGACAAAGTTCTCATTTTTTGGTGttcattcacatttaaatttcacATACTGATGAGGTGCAGTGAGCTAGCTACATACCTGTCCCAGTGGGCCTTGATCAGATCACAGAATATGTTCTGCCTTCTCCTAACATTTGTCCTTTCTTGGTGTCTGTGGACCACTTCCCCAGCTTCATTTGAAATGCACAGTGACATACTTTGCACTGTGGTCCTCCTTCTGTGCTGGAAGGTAGTCCTGCTGACTCCTCCTGAGCGCATTCTGGTCCCTGATGCCACACCATTtactcctttccctctcttccttacCTCTCGTGAGTACTGTGTAATCAAATTGCAGCTCCCATGTGCGTGAGAGCACATGGCgtgtctctgtgcctggcttatttctcttagctgCTGTCCTTCAGTTCCAGACTCATTGCTGCAGAAGACAGGACTGAAAGCTGTTTTTGGTGAAATCATGTTCATCTACTGTTCTTTCATGAATCACGTGGATGATATAACATCCCATAAACCATTCCGAATCCCAAGATTGTGAGACTTGTGctctgtaattttgttttttaaaaatttttaacctgttttatttgttctgattagttgtacatgacagtagagtgcattgtGTCACACTTACagaaatggagcacaacttcttgtTCTATACATGGGACTGTGTCCACCAggagtgtaatcatacatgcatacaagGTATTGATGTCAGGCCCAGCCTACCGTCCTTCCCCTTGCCACTGACCCCATTCCtccactcactcccctctgttcaatccaaagttccttcattcttccctacccatcccccactatggatcagcatctgcttatcagaggacacatttagcctttggttttttgagattggcttatttcacttagcatgatattttctagttctatccatttacctgcaaatgtcataacttcactcttctttaagtctgagtaatgtTCTATTGTGTATTTTCacctcattttatttatccattcatctcttcaggagcatctaggttggttccatagtttagctattgggatttgagctgctataaacattgatgtggctgtgtcactgtgttatgctgatttttagtcctttgagtataaagcAAGAAGTGGGTTAACTTGGTCagtggtgcttccattccaagttttcttaggaatctccatactgctttccataatggtgcaccaatctgcagttccaccaacaatgtgtgagtgtacctttttccccacaacctcaccaacacctgttattgcttgaaTTCTTGGTAATTTCCAGTCTGACTGGAGTTAGATGGACTTttatagtagttttgatttgtatttctctaattgctggaggtgatgacactttttcatatgttcatCAATCCATTatatttcatcttctgtgaagtgtctgttgagtggcttagcccatatattgattgagttacttttttttttttttgatgttctttgagttctttatatatcctggagattggtgctctatgtgaagtgcttgtggtaaagattttctctcactctgtatactctctcttcatgttactgattatttcctttgctgagaggaaacttttttagtttgaaatcatcccatttattgattcttaattttacttcttgtgctttagggttcctgttaaggaagtcatgtcCTAAGATGACATGGTGAAggtttgggtctactttttcttctcttaggaacggggtctctgttctagtctttgatctactttgaggtGAGTTTGGTGCATAGTGAGAGATAGcagtttaacttcattttgctacatatggattcccagtttttccagcaccattagttttctccattgtatgtttttggcacctttgtttagtatgaggtaactgtatttatgtgggtttgtctctgtgtcttctattctgtactccTGGTCTACaggtctattttggtgccatatCCATCCCAtctttgttactgttgctctggagtgtagtttaaggtctgatattgtgactCACTGATGTTGCGTGTATTCCAGGTTTCTCCTCCACTTTCTTTCAGCTTTTAATTcctataaatttaatatatttgaatttctcattcttcttcattATTGCTTACTCTATGTAagattgtttttcatatttctctagaacaatattcctgaaaatgttttagtttgtatttcatatCACAATGTGTAATGAATTATTTGTCCACAAATTGAGGGAGATAATATCCATTTTTCAATTGGATAGCAGTTTGTCTTgacatatgtttaaaattttatgtaatgttCCACTCCTCTGCAACAATTTTCATGTCATTAGTcaattttttatatgaatttcaaGCCACTgaaaattcccttttttttttggttcatctCTTGGTTTATCTCTCAGCTAATCTTACATGTGTCCAGTTGTATAATTAAAAGCGGTTAATTACAGTCACAGATGACGTAAACATTGTGGAACTTAATTTTTAGGTTGTCTCCCCATTGTGCAAACACCGTAGTGTATTCACACAATGCTCGAATGAGTCCCCTATTACATATCTAGACTCTATGGTGACGATGCTTCCTAGGCCAGAGCCCTGCACAGCATTTCCTTTACAAGACACCGAAGGTGATCATGCATTAGGTTGGGTTGTCCCACCATCCCCACAAACCTGATAGTAACTCTTTATTACTGATCACCATATTTGTAACCCATTATGAACCAAATTGTTTTTGAGTAAAACATTGTTATATGGCACAGGACTGTGTACTGGATAAGCCCACAGTCTGCTGCTGTCTAGGACCTTAATAGGTGTTACAGATTTCTTCTTCCTATTGGGCTTGTAAAAGGACTTTCTGTTGATGACTGGGGATggtttttaaatgtcagaaaagttATCCGACACTTATCCAAttgtattttgatattaattGGAAGAAATTATCAAATTGTTTATTTGTCACAGTTCTTGTTTACTAGTTGGTTAAATTTGATCAGGAGTGAAGTACCTACCAATTGTACTTGTTCTCTTGGTGTAGTCACACAgggtgagttcaatccccaattacCATGCTGTGATCACCTGAATGAAATGTTGTCTAATGGGGAAGTTCCTAGACGCTTTGCTCACTCAGaagattgttcttttttttttttttttgatgggtgAGGGAACTTTGATATTTGAGGTTCTaatgtaaaagaacaaaataacagaatttctgTAGGAAAGCAAACATTTAGTAAATACTGTGTTGCTTACCCACACTTCAAGCACTGTGAGTCAGTGTAAATGCTTAGTTTGGTGTTGGATCTGTAAACTCAAAAGGATGGGATGCAGACCTCagtggattcagagaagcctttattcattCAGAGACTTTGGCATCTGATGCAAAAGCGgccctcagttacagaggggattttggttttataggttAGGACTAATTTTCCATGGGGTAACGTCTAGGTTATAGGACCAAGCATTCAGTATCTGTTCCTTTCCGCCAGGGCCCATCCTTATCAGGAAAGGGTCTGCTAGGAGGTTAATCCTTGGCTagttttctctccctccttccaagctgcacctctctccatttctcttcaTGGGCTATCATGCATGAATATTATGTTCCATAACACTTCAGGATCCCTCCCAAATTTTTAGCTCCCCCTACCAGCTAGAGTACCACTTTGTCATCAGGGATTTTTAAGGATAGATACAGTCAGGAGAACTAATATTCACTCTCTTCTGCAAAGGAGATATTAGGGCTTCATTATTCCATGTAGTAGACATGCAGCCTGCAAAGATGTTAGGGGTGACCTATCAGCAAACTTTACTCCACGAACTCTAAAACAAGAAGGGCGTTTTTCCTCTAATGATGCTTTTCTGGATAGTTTTAAGTCTTATGTTAGAATGCTTGTTTGGGGAAGTGAGTGCAGAGAGAGAGTACAAAGCTAAATCaccaaataatgaaataaatatttggagaACACAGAATTGCGAGAACATCTCACATGTTGAAAACAGAGCCTTCATGTTGCCAGTTTCTCCTGGCCTGCCCTACATTTTTGTGGGACTTTTTAGAACTCAGTGGTctttgaggatgtggctgtgaACTTCACCCAGGAGGAATGGGCTTTGCTGGATCCTTCCCAGAAGAATCTTCACAGAGATGTGATGCAGGAAGTCCTTAGGAACCTTGGTTCTATAGGTAAGGATGATGTTTCATTACATAATCAAATACAGAGCACctgggaggtttttatttttttcctcattgattTCAAATGTGTAAAGGGAGTACTTTGGGAAATAAATTCAGTCTAGTGTCATCATACTGAGCAGCATAAACACCATAATTCTTTTTTATCCCCttgtttacataatttttattgttgcattaccATTGTCCACATTGTCAATCCCATTCATTCTGAAGTGATGATGATTCATAATGACTGTTCTGGGTCTATATTTTAGGAGACAAATGGGAGAACCAGAACTTTGAAGATCAGAACACAAATCCCAGAAGAGATCTCAGGTAATTTGTACTCATGAGAGGAAACAGAGTGCCTTGAGGGAATTCTAGCATGTCTTGTAATTttacaaacaagcaaataaaacaagCATGGTATGAATTATAGTTATTCTGCTTTTACCAAATCTGAACTTTAATGTGAGATACATGTTTAGTGGTTCTAATATAATTGAATTTTTGACAGTGCTATTTAACTGCCTTTATAGTACTACTGTTTTAGTAGTACCTATGGAGAAGCTGTGTTGTGAACTAATCCTGGCATTGATTTTCAAACATTATAGACATGACAGAAAACTAGTATATTCCCTGAATTTGATAATGGTGTTAATCCAATACCTATGAATAAACATCAGAATATTAATGAGGCAATCATATATTgtccatgtaattttttttaaaagaagtcataTGGTAGGtgctggaaaaattaaaaaatgtactcATTGCAGAAAACCTTTCAGTGAGATTCCAAATTTTACTCTTAAGGGGACATCCCTGCTAGAAAGTTCATGTGAAAGTAATTTGTGCAGCAATCTTCAtatatctttctttccttaacaGACCCATCATATATCACTCTGCAAACAAACCACTTGAGAATGAGGAGTGTGGAGGTAAGCCATATGAACTTAAATGGAACAGAAAATCCTTCATGTCTCTCTCAAATGTTCAAAGAAAAGTGTCAGTGTACACCGTAAATGGATCATATGGATGTTTGACATGTGGAGAAGAGTTCAGTTCTTCCAggtgttttgaaaaatatcaagaatcttatactagAGAGAAGTTATATGGATGTAAGCAAGGTGGGAAGTCCTTTACTAATTCAAATGACTTCCATTACATTCATGTTTCTCATTCTGGAGAGACAGCTTGCAGATGTAAGCATTGTTGGGAAGGTTTTATTAGTTTGGCTGACCTTAAAGTACATGAGCAAACTCATAATGTGGAGAAACCTCATAgatgtaaacaatgtggaaaagccttcactacttTCTCTTCCCTTCAAATACATGAacgaactcatacaggagagaagccctatgaatgcaaacaatgtggaaaagccttcagtaCTTCCTCTTACCTTCAAATACATAAACGAACTCATAcgggagagaagccctatgaatgtaaacaatgtggaatagccttcactacttcctcttcccttcaaATACATGagcgaactcatactggagagaaaccctatgactGTAAACAGTGTGGCAAAGCCTTCACTCAGTCCAGTCAGCTTCACACACATGAACGAACTCATACAGgaaagaagccctatgaatgcaAACAATGTGGAAAATCTCTTGGTAGTTTCTCTTACCTTCGAATACATGAacgaactcatacaggagagaagccctatcaatgtaaacaatgtgggaaagccttcactatGTCCTCTTACCTTCAAATACATaaacgaactcatactggagagaaaccctatgaatgtaaacactgtgggaaagccttcagtagTTCTACTTGCCTTAGAATACATGaaagaactcatactggagagaaaccctatgaatgtaaacaatgtggaaaagccttcagtaGTTCTACTTGCCTTAAAATACATGAtagaactcatactggagagaaaccctatgaatgcaaacaatgtgggaaagccttcagtagTTCTACTTGTCTTAAAATACATGAtagaactcatactggagagaagccgtATGAATGCagacaatgtgggaaagccttcagtagTTCTGGTTGCCTTAAAATCCATgaaagaactcacactggagagaaaccctatgaatgtaaacaatgtgggaaagcctttgctTCATCCGGTAACCTTCACCCCCATGAAaaaactcatactggagagaagccctatgaatgtaaacaatgtgggaaagcctttgctTCATCCAGTAACCTTCACTCCCATGAAAAATCTCATACTGGGGATAATCCCTTTGTATGTCAACCATGTGGTAAAATTTTTAGTGGTCCTCCTTACCTGCATGTGCATGAACAGATTCACACTGCATAGAAAccttatgaatataaataactgtgataaaacattcttttttttttttctttttcttcaaatacatGCACAATATCAGAGTGGAGAAAGGCCCTATGAGGGTAAATATTGTAAAACCTTCAcaagtttggcttattttcaaatacatgaaaaaactcATACTGGGGAAAAACCTCGTGattgtaaacaatgtgggaaagacTTGTTCCTGTGGACTTTGtgtacacacaaatatttatactGGAGAAGAATGCTGTGTATCCACATGGTGTGGTAAAGCCTTCACTAGTTCTGCTTCTGTTCATGTACAAGAatgaactcatactggagagaccTCTGATAAATGTAAACAATATGGTAAAGCCTTTGTGTTAAAGACCCAGCCAATGACCTTGGGACTGCTGGTGCTCTTCCTGAAACTAGCCTTGACATCACTCCAGCTTGACTCTGTCATGTAACCCTAGGATTGTAACTACCAATGCCAAAGGATGGTTTCTGACCTGAGTGGGACTCACATGAACTGAAGCTTTTTCAGCCACATTCTGCATGTTCAGGATTGCAGATCTCAAACCACCGACCTCTGTACCACCTATTCAAAATCCATGGGACCTATGGAGCTGCCCCCATACACACCTCCCACCTCCAGGGGCATGGATACCAGTGCCAACCTTCCAAATACAACTTGCACAATCATCAGAAGCACAGCCATGGTCTCCACAGCCCACAGTCTTCAGACCTGAGGTGCTGGTGCCAAAAACCCTAGTGCTGCGTGGGCTCTTGTCTTGGGATGTTTTCAAGATGATGGCAGTTGCCACCAAAAGCTTCAGTGCCATCAGGGACTGGCCCTGGAGCCAGAGGACACGCAACTTTGTATGCTTACATTCACTGAAAAGTTGGGTAACTACCTTTACAAACTGTACTCAGAATATCAAGGCACTCACACAATGTGGacttgaataaaaaatgaatcaccCAGACTATTTTTTAGCTCCCTGTAGCCAAATTCAAAGCACCTGTACAACTAACATCCTATAGTTCATCTACATAAAAAATCCTTCCTACAAAATCCACTCCATGCAATTTACCAGAGGTGCAGATATCAGTGACTGGACACAGAATCAAGAGTGGAAACATGGCACCTTCAATGAGGAAAATGTCTCCCCAGGAATAGATCTGCACTTGAGGGACAGCTGTGAAAAACCTGAGAAAGAATTTACAATGGTGATTGATCATCAGTAAGATGTCAGCAAGTATACACGAATGATAAGAAGTAATGGGTAAAAGAAATTCGGGCTATGAATGGAAAATTCCCCAAAGACATAGAAGTCACAAAACAGAACCtatcaggggctgggattgtggctctgtttttcttgcccagcatgtgtaagAAACTttgttcaattcttagcactacatataaataaatcaataaaatcaaagttcatcaacaatgaaaaaatatatcaaaaaagcAGCAATGAGAAATTTGCAACTGTGaaccattaaaaacaaattaatagaaCGTTTGCACCAAAGATTTAACGAGCAGATGAAAGAACTTCTGAACTTAAAGAGAAGTCTTTTTAATTTACCCAGTCAGACCAAATAACCAACCAaacaagcaattaaaataaatgaaagtctaGTAGGCTTATGGGTAATAATATGTGAACAAATGTTCACATTCTCAGAATCCCAGAAGTTGAAGGAAAAGGGAGTATCATTGAAAATATACCTTATGAAATAATAGCCAAAAATGACCCAAGTTTCCAAAGAGGTAAGGGTATCAAGATGGAAAAAGCACTGAAACAGACCTTTATGCAGGCACATTACAGCAAAATGCAAGAAGTACAAGAATAATAATTCCAAAAGAGCAAGAGACAAATGTGTAATGACTTATAACAGA
This DNA window, taken from Sciurus carolinensis chromosome 19 unlocalized genomic scaffold, mSciCar1.2 SUPER_34, whole genome shotgun sequence, encodes the following:
- the LOC124973412 gene encoding zinc finger protein 878-like isoform X1, with amino-acid sequence MTDVERQLQGEQGGESRENSVVFEDVAVNFTQEEWALLDPSQKNLHRDVMQEVLRNLGSIGDKWENQNFEDQNTNPRRDLRPIIYHSANKPLENEECGGKPYELKWNRKSFMSLSNVQRKVSVYTVNGSYGCLTCGEEFSSSRCFEKYQESYTREKLYGCKQGGKSFTNSNDFHYIHVSHSGETACRCKHCWEGFISLADLKVHEQTHNVEKPHRCKQCGKAFTTFSSLQIHERTHTGEKPYECKQCGKAFSTSSYLQIHKRTHTGEKPYECKQCGIAFTTSSSLQIHERTHTGEKPYDCKQCGKAFTQSSQLHTHERTHTGKKPYECKQCGKSLGSFSYLRIHERTHTGEKPYQCKQCGKAFTMSSYLQIHKRTHTGEKPYECKHCGKAFSSSTCLRIHERTHTGEKPYECKQCGKAFSSSTCLKIHDRTHTGEKPYECKQCGKAFSSSTCLKIHDRTHTGEKPYECRQCGKAFSSSGCLKIHERTHTGEKPYECKQCGKAFASSGNLHPHEKTHTGEKPYECKQCGKAFASSSNLHSHEKSHTGDNPFVCQPCGKIFSGPPYLHVHEQIHTA
- the LOC124973412 gene encoding zinc finger protein 709-like isoform X2 codes for the protein MTDVERQLQGEQGGESRENSVVFEDVAVNFTQEEWALLDPSQKNLHRDVMQEVLRNLGSIGDKWENQNFEDQNTNPRRDLRPIIYHSANKPLENEECGGEKPYECKQCGKAFSTSSYLQIHKRTHTGEKPYECKQCGIAFTTSSSLQIHERTHTGEKPYDCKQCGKAFTQSSQLHTHERTHTGKKPYECKQCGKSLGSFSYLRIHERTHTGEKPYQCKQCGKAFTMSSYLQIHKRTHTGEKPYECKHCGKAFSSSTCLRIHERTHTGEKPYECKQCGKAFSSSTCLKIHDRTHTGEKPYECKQCGKAFSSSTCLKIHDRTHTGEKPYECRQCGKAFSSSGCLKIHERTHTGEKPYECKQCGKAFASSGNLHPHEKTHTGEKPYECKQCGKAFASSSNLHSHEKSHTGDNPFVCQPCGKIFSGPPYLHVHEQIHTA